One part of the Diceros bicornis minor isolate mBicDic1 chromosome 38, mDicBic1.mat.cur, whole genome shotgun sequence genome encodes these proteins:
- the GREM2 gene encoding gremlin-2 — protein sequence MFWKLSLSLFLVAVLVKVAEARKNRPAGAIPSPYKDGSSNTSERWQHQIKEVLASSQEALVVTERKYLKSDWCKTQPLRQTVSEEGCRSRTILNRFCYGQCNSFYIPRHVKKEEESFQSCAFCKPQRVTSVLVELECPGLDPPFRLKKIQKVKQCRCMSVNLSDSGKQ from the coding sequence ATGTTCTGGAAGCTGTCCCTGTCCTTGTTCCTGGTGGCCGTGCTGGTGAAGGTGGCAGAGGCCCGGAAGAACCGGCCCGCGGGGGCCATCCCCTCGCCTTACAAGGACGGCAGCAGCAACACCTCGGAGAGATGGCAGCACCAGATCAAGGAGGTGCTGGCCTCCAGCCAGGAGGCCCTGGTGGTCACCGAGCGCAAGTACCTCAAGAGTGACTGGTGCAAGACGCAGCCGCTGCGGCAGACGGTGAGCGAGGAGGGCTGCCGGAGCCGCACCATCCTCAACCGCTTCTGCTACGGCCAGTGCAACTCCTTCTACATCCCGCGGCAcgtgaagaaggaggaggagtccTTCCAGTCCTGCGCCTTCTGCAAGCCGCAGCGCGTCACCTCCGTCCTCGTGGAGCTCGAGTGCCCCGGCCTGGACCCCCCCTTCCGACTCAAGAAGATCCAGAAGGTGAAGCAGTGCCGGTGCATGTCCGTGAACCTGAGCGACTCGGGCAAGCAGTGA